The Tursiops truncatus isolate mTurTru1 chromosome 6, mTurTru1.mat.Y, whole genome shotgun sequence genome includes a window with the following:
- the URM1 gene encoding ubiquitin-related modifier 1 isoform X9, whose amino-acid sequence MAAPLSVQVEFGGGAELLFDGVKKHQVTLPGQEEPWDIRNLLVWIKKNLLKERPELFIRGDSVRPGILVLINDADWELLTKNPRPRERK is encoded by the exons ATGGCAGCGCCCTTGTCAGTGCAGGTGGAGTTCGG AGGCGGTGCGGAGCTCCTGTTTGACGGTGTGAAGAAGCATCAGGTCACCTTGCCTGGACAGGAGGAACCCT GGGACATCCGGAACCTCCTTGTCTGGATCAAGAAGAACTTGCTAAAAGAGCGGCCGGAGTTGTTCATCCGGGGAGACAGCGT GCGGCCAGGGATTCTGGTGCTGATTAACGATGCCGACTGGGAACTGCTG ACCAAGAacccgaggcccagagagaggaagtga
- the URM1 gene encoding ubiquitin-related modifier 1 isoform X3, whose protein sequence is MAAPLSVQVEFGGGAELLFDGVKKHQVTLPGQEEPWDIRNLLVWIKKNLLKERPELFIRGDSVRPGILVLINDADWELLCWRWCVHIILKALWADDPGLVSCSPALLQVEAPWVCVCVWEWPC, encoded by the exons ATGGCAGCGCCCTTGTCAGTGCAGGTGGAGTTCGG AGGCGGTGCGGAGCTCCTGTTTGACGGTGTGAAGAAGCATCAGGTCACCTTGCCTGGACAGGAGGAACCCT GGGACATCCGGAACCTCCTTGTCTGGATCAAGAAGAACTTGCTAAAAGAGCGGCCGGAGTTGTTCATCCGGGGAGACAGCGT GCGGCCAGGGATTCTGGTGCTGATTAACGATGCCGACTGGGAACTGCTG TGTTGGCGGTGGTGTGTGCACATCATTCTCAAGGCTTTGTGGGCAGACGACCCCGGGCTGGTGAGCTGCTCTCCAGCACTGCTGCAGGTGGAGGCCCcctgggtatgtgtgtgtgtgtgggagtggCCATGTTGA
- the URM1 gene encoding ubiquitin-related modifier 1 isoform X4 — protein sequence MAAPLSVQVEFGGGAELLFDGVKKHQVTLPGQEEPWDIRNLLVWIKKNLLKERPELFIRGDSVRPGILVLINDADWELLEAGWGQAAPGRQDGSPLLPPFLLEVLGPQCLQQLALGK from the exons ATGGCAGCGCCCTTGTCAGTGCAGGTGGAGTTCGG AGGCGGTGCGGAGCTCCTGTTTGACGGTGTGAAGAAGCATCAGGTCACCTTGCCTGGACAGGAGGAACCCT GGGACATCCGGAACCTCCTTGTCTGGATCAAGAAGAACTTGCTAAAAGAGCGGCCGGAGTTGTTCATCCGGGGAGACAGCGT GCGGCCAGGGATTCTGGTGCTGATTAACGATGCCGACTGGGAACTGCTG gAAGCAGGATGGGGGCAGGCAGCACCTGGTAGGCAGGATGGttcacccctcctccctccattccttctgGAAGTCTTGGGGCCTCAGTGCCTGCAACAGCTGGCCTTGGGCAAATAA
- the URM1 gene encoding ubiquitin-related modifier 1 isoform X2 has translation MAAPLSVQVEFGGGAELLFDGVKKHQVTLPGQEEPWDIRNLLVWIKKNLLKERPELFIRGDSVRPGILVLINDADWELLVSTSGDSPPSTTPLTALATRWAPETLLPARGCQCAAHSAEQGEKEGVG, from the exons ATGGCAGCGCCCTTGTCAGTGCAGGTGGAGTTCGG AGGCGGTGCGGAGCTCCTGTTTGACGGTGTGAAGAAGCATCAGGTCACCTTGCCTGGACAGGAGGAACCCT GGGACATCCGGAACCTCCTTGTCTGGATCAAGAAGAACTTGCTAAAAGAGCGGCCGGAGTTGTTCATCCGGGGAGACAGCGT GCGGCCAGGGATTCTGGTGCTGATTAACGATGCCGACTGGGAACTGCTGGTCAGTACCTCGGGGGACAGCCCTCCCTCAACCACTCCCCTCACTGCTTTG GCCACCAGATGGGCTCCTGAGACGCTCCTCCCGGCAAGAGGCTGCCAGTGTGCAGCTCATTCTGCTgagcagggagagaaggagggtgtCGGCTAA
- the URM1 gene encoding ubiquitin-related modifier 1 isoform X8 yields MAAPLSVQVEFGGGAELLFDGVKKHQVTLPGQEEPWDIRNLLVWIKKNLLKERPELFIRGDSVRPGILVLINDADWELLVSTSGDSPPSTTPLTALRAS; encoded by the exons ATGGCAGCGCCCTTGTCAGTGCAGGTGGAGTTCGG AGGCGGTGCGGAGCTCCTGTTTGACGGTGTGAAGAAGCATCAGGTCACCTTGCCTGGACAGGAGGAACCCT GGGACATCCGGAACCTCCTTGTCTGGATCAAGAAGAACTTGCTAAAAGAGCGGCCGGAGTTGTTCATCCGGGGAGACAGCGT GCGGCCAGGGATTCTGGTGCTGATTAACGATGCCGACTGGGAACTGCTGGTCAGTACCTCGGGGGACAGCCCTCCCTCAACCACTCCCCTCACTGCTTTG CGTGCCAGTTAA
- the URM1 gene encoding ubiquitin-related modifier 1 isoform X1, whose amino-acid sequence MAAPLSVQVEFGGGAELLFDGVKKHQVTLPGQEEPWDIRNLLVWIKKNLLKERPELFIRGDSVRPGILVLINDADWELLVSTSGDSPPSTTPLTALEAGWGQAAPGRQDGSPLLPPFLLEVLGPQCLQQLALGK is encoded by the exons ATGGCAGCGCCCTTGTCAGTGCAGGTGGAGTTCGG AGGCGGTGCGGAGCTCCTGTTTGACGGTGTGAAGAAGCATCAGGTCACCTTGCCTGGACAGGAGGAACCCT GGGACATCCGGAACCTCCTTGTCTGGATCAAGAAGAACTTGCTAAAAGAGCGGCCGGAGTTGTTCATCCGGGGAGACAGCGT GCGGCCAGGGATTCTGGTGCTGATTAACGATGCCGACTGGGAACTGCTGGTCAGTACCTCGGGGGACAGCCCTCCCTCAACCACTCCCCTCACTGCTTTG gAAGCAGGATGGGGGCAGGCAGCACCTGGTAGGCAGGATGGttcacccctcctccctccattccttctgGAAGTCTTGGGGCCTCAGTGCCTGCAACAGCTGGCCTTGGGCAAATAA
- the URM1 gene encoding ubiquitin-related modifier 1 isoform X10: MAAPLSVQVEFGGGAELLFDGVKKHQVTLPGQEEPWDIRNLLVWIKKNLLKERPELFIRGDSVRPGILVLINDADWELLRAS; the protein is encoded by the exons ATGGCAGCGCCCTTGTCAGTGCAGGTGGAGTTCGG AGGCGGTGCGGAGCTCCTGTTTGACGGTGTGAAGAAGCATCAGGTCACCTTGCCTGGACAGGAGGAACCCT GGGACATCCGGAACCTCCTTGTCTGGATCAAGAAGAACTTGCTAAAAGAGCGGCCGGAGTTGTTCATCCGGGGAGACAGCGT GCGGCCAGGGATTCTGGTGCTGATTAACGATGCCGACTGGGAACTGCTG CGTGCCAGTTAA
- the URM1 gene encoding ubiquitin-related modifier 1 isoform X7 — MAAPLSVQVEFGGGAELLFDGVKKHQVTLPGQEEPWDIRNLLVWIKKNLLKERPELFIRGDSVRPGILVLINDADWELLGELDYQLQDQDSILFISTLHGG; from the exons ATGGCAGCGCCCTTGTCAGTGCAGGTGGAGTTCGG AGGCGGTGCGGAGCTCCTGTTTGACGGTGTGAAGAAGCATCAGGTCACCTTGCCTGGACAGGAGGAACCCT GGGACATCCGGAACCTCCTTGTCTGGATCAAGAAGAACTTGCTAAAAGAGCGGCCGGAGTTGTTCATCCGGGGAGACAGCGT GCGGCCAGGGATTCTGGTGCTGATTAACGATGCCGACTGGGAACTGCTG GGTGAGCTGGACTACCAGCTTCAGGACCAGGACAGCATCCTCTTCATATCCACGCTGCACGGCGGCTAA
- the URM1 gene encoding ubiquitin-related modifier 1 isoform X5, whose translation MAAPLSVQVEFGGGAELLFDGVKKHQVTLPGQEEPWDIRNLLVWIKKNLLKERPELFIRGDSVRPGILVLINDADWELLCWRWCVHIILKALWADDPGLVSCSPALLQVEAPWRAS comes from the exons ATGGCAGCGCCCTTGTCAGTGCAGGTGGAGTTCGG AGGCGGTGCGGAGCTCCTGTTTGACGGTGTGAAGAAGCATCAGGTCACCTTGCCTGGACAGGAGGAACCCT GGGACATCCGGAACCTCCTTGTCTGGATCAAGAAGAACTTGCTAAAAGAGCGGCCGGAGTTGTTCATCCGGGGAGACAGCGT GCGGCCAGGGATTCTGGTGCTGATTAACGATGCCGACTGGGAACTGCTG TGTTGGCGGTGGTGTGTGCACATCATTCTCAAGGCTTTGTGGGCAGACGACCCCGGGCTGGTGAGCTGCTCTCCAGCACTGCTGCAGGTGGAGGCCCcctgg CGTGCCAGTTAA
- the URM1 gene encoding ubiquitin-related modifier 1 isoform X6: MAAPLSVQVEFGGGAELLFDGVKKHQVTLPGQEEPWDIRNLLVWIKKNLLKERPELFIRGDSVRPGILVLINDADWELLATRWAPETLLPARGCQCAAHSAEQGEKEGVG, encoded by the exons ATGGCAGCGCCCTTGTCAGTGCAGGTGGAGTTCGG AGGCGGTGCGGAGCTCCTGTTTGACGGTGTGAAGAAGCATCAGGTCACCTTGCCTGGACAGGAGGAACCCT GGGACATCCGGAACCTCCTTGTCTGGATCAAGAAGAACTTGCTAAAAGAGCGGCCGGAGTTGTTCATCCGGGGAGACAGCGT GCGGCCAGGGATTCTGGTGCTGATTAACGATGCCGACTGGGAACTGCTG GCCACCAGATGGGCTCCTGAGACGCTCCTCCCGGCAAGAGGCTGCCAGTGTGCAGCTCATTCTGCTgagcagggagagaaggagggtgtCGGCTAA